The sequence TATTCGAGCGCGCCATTCCAGCGGCTGCGGGTCTGGAAACGTACCCCCACGAACGGCGCAAATCGCTCGGTCATGCTGATCTGACTCATCACAAACACGGGGATGAAGTTGCCCGCCGTAGTGGGGTTGATCGGGTCGCCGCTGTTGATGTAGCGCGACAACGGGTAGCCCGACACGGCCAGGTTCACGTACTGCGCCTCGTAGCTGAGCGACGACGTAAAGTTGCCCACGCTGTAGTTCGACACGTACCGGTGCACGAGGTTGAAGGAACTGAACAGCTTGTTGAACGGCTTGGCGCGGTTCAGGCCGCTGAAGTTCAGGTCCCAGTTGGGGAACGGAATGCTGTAGAACGGCGAGTATTTCACCGACTGCGGATTCTGCCCGCTGTAGGCCGCGAAAAAGGCCGGAATTAGCACGTCCTGCGAGTTTTTGTTATAAGCGCTGGGGTTTTCGCGCACGGCCGGGTTGTCGGCTTGCAGGCGGCGTAGGATGATGTCGCGGTAGCTCTCGAACCGGTCGAAAATGGGTGAGGTATTGTCGGGGCGGAGGTTCACGAACGTGGTGCCAAACGACAGGTACGACATACTGTAGCTGCCATTGCGCAACGGTGCCTGACTACTAAACTGCGCGCCTTGCAGGGCCGGCCGGTAAAACTCCTGATAACTATCCGAGCGGTTGTAATTGGCGTTTACGTTCAGGCGGAAATCGCGGAAAGGCTCCAGCGTGGTGTTGGCCGTGAACTTCCGGGTGATAGACTGCGTAAACGGCGCGTTCTGCACAATACTCGGCGACAGCAGCCCCTTCCGCGCCAGCCGGGCGGCAATGTCGTGGTTCTGATCACCCAGCACAAACGGCAGCCCCGGCTCGCCGCTTTTATCGAGCCCAAACAAACTCGGTGACGACAGGAAGCCCGGCAACACCGTGTTTTCCTGAATGCTGTAGTTGACGTTGATGCCCCGCACCGTGAGCAGCGCGCGCACGAAGGCTTTGGCCAGTCGGTTACCGCCGGGGTTGATCTCCTGAATACTACCGGGGTTCCGGGCAAAGTTCAGCTTCGGCGCATTGGGCGTATTGGCCCAGCGCAACGACTTGATCTTGTTGTAGAGCAACACCAGATCGACCCGCCCGTTGATGCCGATTTCACGGTTGTTACGGATCGTGTTCCCAAACGGAATGTCCAGCGAATCTCTGATGCCAAACGAATTGGCCTGATACTGATACCCGATGTTGTAGGCCAGATCGGCCTGTATCCAGTTCACGATCGGGAACTTGTCGAACGGCACCCGGTAGGTGGTATTGATCGTCTGCTGGTAGTTTTTCATCCGCCCCAACCCCTGCACACTCCGCCACACCGAGTCGCGCTTGGCTTCAGTATTGATATCGCCCTGCGGTTCGTCGATGATGGCGTTGGCCGCCGCCCGGTAGCTCACCACCAGGTTCTTGGTCAAGTTCCAGGTGATGTCGTAGTACCGGTTGAAGAGGAAGTATTTCTCAAACTGCGCCGGAATACCATTGGTCGTCAGGTCGCTGTTACGAAGCTGCGTTTTGATAAAGCTCCGGTCCATATCGGCCCGTATGGAGACCACCGTCGGCAAGAGCGTCAGGTTAAAATCGCGCAGCCAATAGAGGTATTTACGCTCCAGACTCTTCACATTGCGGAACGGCTCGAACGCTCGCGGCTGACTCGTGAAGTTGTACGTAAACCCACCCCGATACTGCTCCTGTAGGTATTCGCCGGTCAGGATGTTGCTACGGCGAATGTCGTTGAAGGCGTAGTTGAACCCGAAGTTTTCGATGTCCCAGGGGCGGGCTTTCGCGTCGGGGTTGAGCCGGATCTTCCGCACATTCGAGAAGTTGATGCCGCGTCGGATGGTGTTGTCCTGCACTAGCTTCCGGTACTCGGCCGGGCTGGGTACGTTGCCTTCGGGCAGGCTGGCCAACGACTGCTCCAGCGGGGTGTCGGGGTCGAGCGGATTGAACTGCGGCGTTATGAGGCGGGCGTCGTAGTTGACGTAAACGGGAATCTTCAGCCCCCAGTTGGCGGGCAGAAACTTGTCGATCGACAACGCCGCTGATAGCCCATACTCGGTCGTTTCTTCGCGGGTCCGGTCGGTGGGCTTGGTTTGTACGCCGCCAAAACCCGCGCTCGAATACCGCCCCGAGGCCGTAATTGTGGCCACGTCGGCCATGCGCAAATTCAGCGCGCCAATGGCCGCCCGGCCCGATTTCTGCGTGATGCCAAAGGCCCGCAGTTCGTCTACCCAGATCGTGAAGGTCTTCGCCTGTTCGTCGCCGCCAGCCACGCGCGGGTTCCGTACCCCGATCATGATGCTTTGCACCGAACTCAGGTCGGGGTTACCCACCACGGTGAGTTGGTAGCGTTGCCCGGCCGGCCCCGGAAACTGCGACGGCTGTGTGAAGGGCAGTCGGGTCTGGCGCGTCAGGGCTTTGTTCCGGGCCGCTTTCAGGTCGGTGAGTTCACTGAAGGCGATGTCCAATTCGTTCTGATAGGGCCAGATCTGATCCGACGGAATATCCCCAATCGGCGATGATTTCAGGTTGGGTACCTCAATCTCGTAGTAGTTCTCCGTGTAGTCGGTCCCGATTCGGATAAAAGCCGACACCTGCCCGTCGATCTGCGGATCGGGGCTGTGCATGTGCACGAACATCTTCAGCCGTTCGCGGAACAGAAAGTCGAAGTTGGTGTTGCGGAACGCGCCCCGCGAGTCGCCGTCGCGCAGGTTAGTTACGCTCAGGGCCATCGACTGCTCGTTGAGCTGCACGTTGTTGTTAGGCTGCGTGTAGTCGACGTCGCGGATGAAGCCCGGTGGCACGTCGTACTTGTATTTGGTCGTGCCCCCCTGACTGTTTTCTTCCACGTTGACCGCCGACACTTTAAACTGGGCGTCGTAGGGCTCGGGTACTTCCTGCAAGCCCACCTGCGTGAGGTCGCCGTTGTACTTGCGGTACTGGTTGGCTTCCATCTGCAACTGCGCGAACCGCAGCACTACGGGCTGCTCGAAGTTGGTCAGGTACATCCGGAAAAAGCGGATCGACTTAAATCCGTTGATGTTGCCCACCCGGCGGTTGAACTCGCGCACCGGAATGCGGAACAGGTACCAGTCGGCCCCGGAGGCACTCACTTTGTCGATGATGTAGCGGTTCCCAACCTGAAACGAGTTTTCGTTGATGTCGATCTGGTAATCGTAATAGGCCTCGTTTTCGTTGATGGTGTTATCGGTATTGAGGTCTTCAATATCGGGTAGAATCGACGAGGCGGGCGTGGTCAGGTTGTTGAGGTCGTTGGCACTCTCGGGTGAGTTGTTCTCCATACCCATGTACTGCTTGTAGCGGGCCACGATGTACTTCAGCGAGTCGGCCTGTTGGCCCAGGTAGAACTGGAAATCGTCGCCCGAGGGGTCGGCCAGAATACGCCGTTGCGCCTCCTGGTTGGTTACGTTAGCTCGTACCGCATCCAGAAACGGTTTGAATTTGGCCTGCTCCTCGGCGTTGCTCAGCCCATCGAGGCCAACGTCCTGCTTGGGCCGTGCCCCCGCCTGATTGGTAAACGCCTGCGTGACGAACTGCTGCCGGGGCGCTTTCCCCCAAACCGTTTCGACCGTACCACCACCCAGCCGGATATTGCTGCTATCGATGGGAATCCCATTTTCGAAGTTGTAGCGACCGTCTTTGACGACGTCTTCCGAAATGTCGCCGAGGTTGAAATGCAACGTACCTGAGCCGGGCCGCTGGTTCGGGAACGTGTTGTCGGGGTTGCCGCGCACCAGGTTGTTCTGCCCGCTAAAGGGGTTCATCATCCAGAACGTGATGTTCTCGACGTTGGCGTTGTCGAAATCGGCATCCGACGTGATGGCCCGCGTGATGGCCCCAAAATTCTGCCGCGGGTTTTTCAGCGTACCGTTGGGGGTCAGGTCGGGGTTGTAGTTGTACATGCCCCGTTCGGCCGGGAAATAGGCAATGTCGAGGATGTTTTCGGGCAACTGAATCTGCCGGATCGACCGGCCCGGAAACAGCTCGTTGGGCAGAAACGGCTTCTCAAAAATATTGTCGTCGTTGGGCACAGTACCCACGTCGACACCACCGGTTGCGTTGGCGCCCAGATAGAGCGTCTGGTCGATGCTGTAGGCCGAAATGCGCGCCCGCCGGTACCCCGATTCGAGCGAGTTGGTGCTGCCCTGCGGGAAGTCCTGCGGCGTTGACCCCAGGCGCCAGCGGTTGGGTTGCCGGGTGAGGTCGAAGATGGTGCGGGTGGCTTCAAAATCGTCGATGAAGGCGTTGTTATTCACCTGCTTCGACACGCCGGGAATGAACTCGGCGACCTCACCCGTAAATTGAATCGCCGACAATTCTTTGGTCTGAATCAGTGGCAGCCGGTCGAGCAGGCGGGTCAGGCCAGGTGAGTCGCGGCGCAGGTTCACGTCGAACCCAAGCATAGTGTTGTTGACCGGCTCGTTGCCGATGGCCACGCGCGTCAGGAAGCCCGCGGGCGTTTCGCGCATGTTCATGGCCGTCACGCCAAAGTTGATTTCGGGTGTCAGCCGGTAATCGAGGCGCGTGCCGATGAGGGTACGTACCTGATTCTGAAACAGGTCGGGCAGTTCGTAGCTGATCCGAATCTCGCGACCCGAATTGTTCACGCTCTCGTTGAGGATACGTACCCGTTGCGCATCAACCACGTAATCCTGCCCCGGCACCAGCGGCACCCCACCGGCCGAAACCTGCACCGATTCGGGCTTGACGCCGTAAGGCAAATCCTGACCCTGCCCCTGCGCCGACTGGAACGACCCTTTCAGGAAAAACTTGTTTTTGACGGCAACCTGCTGGGCATCGGCCAGCGTGGTCCGGTAGAGCTCGCTGAATACGTATTTACTCTGCAATTGCGCCGCGTTGCCGCCGTTGTCGGGTGCCTGCGCAATCTTTTGCGCGAGGTAGTTGCCGAATGGCTCCAGCACGGGGAAGTAAATCTTACCGTTGCGGCTGTCGATGGTGAACCCTTCCACGTAGTCGAAGTTGCCATCGGGCTGGTTGTCGAGTTGCTGATTGAGCCGGTCGAGGTTAAACACCTGCACCAGCGGCACACCTACCAGTACGTCCTGCAAGGTCGGGTTGTCGATGCCCGTCTGATCGTCTTTGTAGATCACCCGAAACTGGAAGCCCTGCCGCGCCACGTTATTCGTATTCAACGAATAGACGTTTTTCATCATCAGGTTCCACATCGGGTTTTGCAGGTTGTTCCGAATGGTTGACGATTTCAGGAGCTTCAGGAAAATCACCCGGTCTTCGCTTTCGCTCTGGTAGTCTTCGGTGAGTTCGCCCACCTGATAGCGTTTGCCCTGGTAGGTGTATTCATACGAAACCGCCAGCACTTCGTCGTTCCGTAGCGCCGTCACGAGCGAGATGTAACCTAGCTCGGGATTGAAGCGATACTCGCGCTCGGTCAGACGTTTGGCCCCGCGAAGCAGGTCGTAATCGGTGCCTTTCTGAAGCCGGAGCGTGTTGTCGAGCACATCGGTCGTCTGGTCGACCTGCCGGGCAGTAGGGTTGTTGCGTAGGGACGTGAATAACGCATTGGCCCCGTTGCTGGCGGGCGAACCACCCCCGAGTCCATTGCCGATGGCCGGGTTGCTGCTGTTAAACGGGGCGGGTTCGGCCAGATCGGCAAACCCGACAATGTTGCGGAGCTGATCGGTGGTGTTGGTGCGGTTGGTTACGTACACTTCAAGGCGCGTCACCGTCACGCCGGAGGTCGGCACTGGCAGGCTCTTAAGCGAGCGTTCGTAGTTGGATCGGAAAAACTGCGACAGAAAGAAATGCCGGTTTTCGTCGTACTGGTCGGCCCTGATTTCAAACTGACGGTTAGCAATGCCGCCGCGCAGGACAATCTCCTGCCGCCTCGACCGCTGCTGCGAGAGCACCGTGGTGGCGTTCAGCTTGCCGAAGCGCGTTTGCAGCTTGATCCCGAACAGGTTTTGCACGCCGGGAATGAGCTGGCTGTTGAGGTTCCAACTCAGGTTACCAACCTCCACGTTTTGCAGAATGCTCTCGTTTTGGGGCGTAAACGGTAACTGCTGATTAGGCTGCACACTGCCGAAGCTGGGCAGATTGGGCAGGCCAGGCACCTGCGGCAGGTTAGGCAGGCCGTTGGCCCCAATGCCCGGAATCAGACCCTGCGGACGGTAATTAACCTTTAACGCATTCTCGAAGTTGAAACTGGCTTTCGTGTCGAAGTTGGCCAGCAGCCCCAGCCGCTCACCCACCTGCCCGTTGAAGTTGATGCTGATCTGCTCGTTGAAAATGATGTTTCCCTGGCTCCGTAGCCGCACCGGAATGGCCGGATTGTCGATAAACTGATGCAGGTAGCCCAGGTCGAGCGAGACGAAGCCGTTGGGTTTGAAGTCGATGTTGTTCCCGCCAAAGATCCGGTCCAGAATGGGCGGCATCTCCAGTTTCGGGATCAAGCCCCGGCCGCTGACGGCACTCTGCCCATCGCGGCGGGCGGCATATTCGCGGAAGAGGCGATCTTCGATGCGCTCGTTTTGCAACCGGTTGAACTCCGAATACGGAATGACCTCGCCGGGGCGGTAGGGTAGGCCTATCGGGCGCGAGGGACTGCCGGTCAGGCTGTTGGACGGCGTGGTAATGGGAGCGGCAATGATCGGGCTGGGTGCCGCAGGTACGTTGCCACGCGAATCGCCGGGTACGTTGCCAACGCCGGGACGAGGAGCAAGCCGTTCGTTGATGGTCATCGACTTGTCGGGCAGCAGGCGGAAGTCCGTATTCAGCGAGCGGGGGTCGCGCAGTTGGTAGGGCGAGCGGGGCAGCCGTTCCGAAAAGCGGGTGGCGTAGCGGTCGCTCCACCGGAGGGTTGGGCGGCGGTTGGCGTTTTTGACAGCCCGCAGGCTATCCTGCCGTTCCTGGGCGATGGCTCTGGCAGCGGCCCGCGCCGAATCATTAGCGGCTCTGATCTGCTCAGGGGTGCGCGTCGGGGCGGTCGGTGTGTTGCGTCCCCGCCGGGGCGTTTGCTGCGCCCGGCCTTGTTGGCTACCGATCGTCAGCAACAAAGTAAGCGATACCACCAGGCAAAAGGTATACTGCCAACGCCCGTCGCGGTGTCTGACAGGCGCGTAACTTGCTGGAAAAGAAAAGGGTTGGCCGGTAAAACGCTTCACCATGTCTGGTGTATAATCAAAAGAATAAACAAGGCAGTAGATTTAGCCGTTAACACAACGGCTAAAACCGGGCCAATCGTATCAGATATTAGCTAAGAATTAAAAGTTAGGCCGAAGGGGTTGACTTACGGCCCAGAATCAGTAGCTGTCGATCGGTTAACGCCAAAACTAGCGCAGCGCTTTTCGGATAATGTCTTCTACACTTAATTCGGGTTCGGCCCGGATAATATCGTCGACGCTCTTTTCGGCCGACGGGCGGGGGAAGCCCAGGGCCACCAACGCCGCCAGGGCCTCTTCGCGAACGGGGTTACCTGCCTGCTGACGGTACGTGGGAACATCGGGGAGCAAGCCTGCTTTTTTCATCCGATCTTTCAATTCCAGAATAATACGCTGCGCCGTTTTGGCTCCGATACCCTTAATGGCCTGCACCGCCCGCACGTTCTCGCTCATAATGGCCAGACGCAGGTCTTGCGGCGACATGGCCGACAGCATACCCAGCGCCGTATTTGGCCCAACGCCGCTGACGCTGATCAGCTCACGGAACAGGGTTTTCTCGTCGGCGTTGGCGAAACCAAATAAGGTCTGGTTGTCTTCGCGAAAATGGTGGTGAATAAATAGCTTTACCTTATCCCCGCCGCCGGGTAGCGTCGAGTAGGTCTGCAAAGAGATAAATACTTCGTAGCCAACGCCCTTTACATCGATGATGGTATAGGCGGGCTCTTTATACGACAAGGTGCCGTCGAGATAAGCGATCATAACTTAATGTACAATGTATAATGAACGATGTACAATGGGCTGACGCAGTTGTACAGTAGCCATGGCCAGTATACATCGTTCATTGTACATTATCAATTACCCCACCAGCAGTTTCATACCAGGTTTGACGCTGTTGCCCTTGATGTGGTTCATCTTTTTGAGCTTGTCAATCGGGATGCCGCCGTAGCGTTGCGAGATATTCCAGAGGGTATCGCCGCTCTGCACGCGGTGGTATTTGGCTTTGACCCGGCCGCTACGCTCCGTAGAAGCCGCCGCTTTTCGATGGTCTTTGGGATCGGAGCCTTGCTGAGCCATGCGCTCGGTATGCGTCTCGCCCGCTTCCCGCAGAATCAGCAGCTTCTGACCCACGCGTACTTTCGTGGAACGCAGGTGATTCCACTGCTTCAGGTCATACAACTCGACGTGGTAACGATCGGCAATATCGCCCAGGTTATCGCCGCGCTTCACCGTGTGCGTCAGCTTGCGGGGCTTTTTGAGCACGACCGCTTCCAGGTCATCGGCTTCGGGAATGTCGTTTTCAGCCACAACGGCGGCTGCTACGTTCGTACTGGCCGTCAGGACGGGGTCGCTCCAGCGGCTGGCAACGCGCCAATTGGCCGGGTCGTTGACCGAGTCGCGTGTGGGGCCAAACTCTTCGCTATGCGCCAGTAACATATTGGCCATCATAACGGGCATTTTCGTGGCCGAATCCATAATGGCCTGGCGCTGCGTGGCAAACTGATGGAATCGCTCGCTCGGTAGCCGCAGCACATGGCCCCGCGTGTATTCGGGCAGGACACCGGTTACGATGGCTGGGTTGAGCTTCTGAATCGCTGGCAGCGACATGTTGCTCAGATCGGCCAGCGTTTTCAGGTTCAGGTAGCTGTTGACCTGAATGGTATCGAAAGCCAGCGGATAATCGGGTCGTTCGGGATGAATGCCGTGGTCGGGGCCGAAGTTCATCATATAGGTCATGGCGATGAACTGCGGCACATAGGAGCGGGTCTCTTTCGGCAGGCCTTCGTAGCAGGTCCAGAACGTAGTGCCGCCCGTGCGGCGCATGGCCCGGCGCACGGCTCCCGGTCCGCAGTTGTAGGCCGCCATCGACAGTTCCCAATCGCCAAAGATGCGGTACAGGTCTTTGAGGTACCGGCAAGCAGCCTCGGTCGCTTTCACGGGGTCCATCCGGTCATCGACATAGTCGTCGATGTTCAGGTTGAAATCACGACCCGTGTAGGGCATAAACTGCCAAAGGCCGCCCGCGCCCACCCGCGACATGGCTCGTGGATTCAGGGCCGACTCGACGATCGAGAGGTACTTCAGCTCGTCGGGCATGTTGTACTTGGCGAGCGTCTTTTCGTAGAGCGGAAAATAGAACGGCATCCGCTCCATCACCATACGCGTGTAGCTGGGCTTCCGGTAGGTGAAGTAATCAATGAAATTATGAACGACCCGGTTGTAAGGCAGCGGAATCTGACGTTGCAGCCGTGGTAGCCGTTCCCGCAGCAGCGCTTCCGGTACCGAAGGCAGGTTGAGCACTTCTTCAACCACAAACGCAGAGTCGATCTGCATGGTGTCGGCGATGGCCTCCTGAACGGTCACTTTCGGCGTGGGCCGGTTGGCCTGTGCCGCTACCATCTGGGGGAGCAGGGCCGTGAAGCCCAGCAGAAAGCCGAAACCAAGTGGGTACAGTCGTTTCGTCATGTCGGTCATTTACGTATTACGAGTTCGTTGGAGGAAGGAGGCACGCGCACTGGTAGGTAAAGTCAATCGTCCGGATGGGTTAATCATCAGGCCGCGACGGGAGCCTCCAGGGCGTTGGCCGTTGCCACCAGCAAACCCTCCTGAAACGGCGGCGCCAGCAGTTGCAGGCCAATGGGCAAGCCCTCAAGGTCGGTACCATTGGGAACAGAAATGGCCGGATACCCCGTCACATTAGCTTGAACGGTGAAAATATCGGCTAAGTATGCCGCGACCGGATCGTCGTTTTCTTCGCCCAGCCGGAAAGCCGTTGTGGGTGTCGTGGGCATCAGCAACAGATCATAGTCGGCGAAGATGCGATCTGTCTCGTCGCGGACCAGCCGACGTACCTGCTGCGCTTTGGTGTAATAAGCGTCGTAATAGCTGGCACTCAGCGCGAACGTACCCAGCAGGATCCGCCGACGTACCTCGGGGCCAAACCCTTCGGTACGGCTCTGTTTGTACATGGCCACGAGATCGGCCACGGGCGCCTGAGTCCGGTGGCCATACCGCACGCCATCAAAGCGCGACAGGTTCGACGAGGCCTCGGCGGTGGTCAGGATATAATACGTGGGTAACAGGTGCTTCAGCAAGGAGAGCGACACCGGTTCGACCCTGTGGCCCTGGCTGCGCAGGCGCTCGATAGCCGCCTCTGTCGCCTGGCGGATGGCCGGGGCTACTCCCTCACTGTCTACGCCATCGGCCAGATAAGCGATGCGGAGCGGGCGATCGGGTAAAGTTGCCGTGCTGTAGGAGTCAACTGACCGCTGCGATACGGTGTTGTCGAACGCATCAGGCCCGGCCATGACCTCCAGCAGCAGCGCCGCATCATAGGCGTCGTTGGCAATGGGACCAATGCAATCAAACGAGGAGGCGTAGGCGATCAGGCCCCAGCGGCTAATGCGGCCGTAGGTGGGTTTCAGGCCAACGACCCCACAGAACGCCGCCGGTTGCCGCACCGAGCCACCCGTATCGGAGCCAATACTGGCCAGACAGAGGCCTGCCTGCACTGCTACCGCCGACCCGCCACTGCTGCCACCTGGTACCCGGTCGGGGTTGGCGGCATTACGTACAGGACCAAACGCCGACGTCTCGTTGGCCGATCCCATCGCAAACTCGTCGCAGTTTTGCCGACCAATGATAATGGCGCCGGCAGCCAGCAACCGCTCCACAGCCGTTGCCGTAAACTGAGCCTCGAAACCGTCGAGAATATGGCTGCCTGCCCGGAGGCCGTGCCCGGCGTAACTCAGCACGTCTTTAATGCCGATCACCATGCCGTGCAGTCGCCCAATGGAGGCCGGGTCGGCGAGGCGGCGGGCGTCAAGCTCGTCGGCGCGCTGCCGGGCTTCGTCGGCGTAGACCTCCGTAAAGGCGTTGAGGTGCTGATGATCGGTAATGCGGGTAAGGTACTGCTCGACCAATTGGCGGCAGGTGAGGGCACCCGTGGCCAGATCGGCCCGAACAGAACGGAAGGAACGGTACAGTGAAGGCATGAAAAGAGGGTCCGTTTACCGGGATAAGCCCCCCATTAGTGAGGGGCGGCCCGAAAACGCTGAGACGAAAGACGCCGGACTAATGTAAAAACAGACAACCGGGCGTCCTGGGGGCGTCCGGTTGTGAGCATATGGCTATGTGAGCAGTTACTTCGTTTCCTTAAGGCCGTCTTCGATGTTCTCGCGGACGTCTTTGGTAGCATCCTTAAATTCACGGATACCTTTACCAAGACCACGGGCCAGTTCAGGCAGTTTCTTGGCACCAAAGAACAACAATAGCGCTAAGAAAATGAGCAGCATCTCTTGACCGCCCAGACCCATAATTGCATAAATGGATGCTGTAATCATGATTGAGTTTGTTTTAACACGTTGACAAAAATACGAAAATGTTTTGGGTATGGATTCTTTCTCAGATTAAACTGAAAAAACGGTTGCCCCTACTCAAGGTCAATAACTTTCCCCGATACCCGCGCCTGTTCGCGTTCCCAACTGCGGAAGTTGATCAGTTCGTTCTGCAACGAGTTGAAGAGCCAGACCATCAGCGCGATGTCGTCGGCGAAGCCAACAAAGGGCAGCACGTCGGGGATCACGTCAAGGGGCGATACGAAATAAATCAACGACGCCAGCACTGATACGATGGTTTTGGTCGAAACCTGGCGGTACTCACCGGATGCGTAAGCTTTTACCAGGCGGCTCAGCAAGCCAATCTGTTCTCGAAAACCAACGCCGTCATCGCCCGATACGGTTTTGCTTTTGTTGAGTGCCTCCCGAATCAACGCCAGCATGCCGAGGCCATTTTTAGCGTAACGGCCCGCCCGGTGGGTTGAACGGCGAAAGAAAATTGAACTGAGTACCTTGGCAATAAGACTACTTTTGGCCATTGAGTTAGATGTTGTTCGAGTGAATGTGCGCTGTCACCAACGACAGAACAGACGTATAACAAGTTTGCGCCCGAAAAAGTGTTCTGAAAAACACCTAGTGATAGCCTTTTCGATCAAGCCGCCCACCGGCGAACTCAAATTCCCGCCGGTAGTGAGGCTACGCTCGACACGCAACGGGCTGTCTTTTGCAACTTGTTCTGGCAACGTACCCAGACAGCAGTCTGCAGGCAGAAATCGCCAGGCAACAGGGCTGAGCGCGATTTAGGCCCAGGCTGAACGAACGATACCCAACAGTTCGGCGTAAAGAAAGTGAGTTGGCGGACGGGGGGGACGAGCAGGTGATGATAACTCGATGGGCCAGTATCCTGCTGACCCAAGCGCAAGAAGCCAACCTACCTACCGGTCGACCCGCGCGGCCTGCATCCATCGGCTGCCTTCCATTAGTTTAACTATACGTTAAATAGTGAACAAAGGGCAGGTGGTGTACTAATTAACATATCTATAGTGCAAGTTTTTGTCATTCAATGGTTTTTACTAAGTATTTTAACTCTAACTTTGTAGTTACCTGGATTGGGGCTTGAGCTTGCCGTAACGCTGAACAACTACATGCTTTCCCACTTGTCATCTGGTCAACTGCAAATTGGCATCATTGGCCTTGGGTATGTCGGCTTGCCCCTTGCCATCGAGTTTGGTAAAGAATGGCCCACTATCGGGTTTGACATCAATCAGGTTCGCGTCGATGCGCTCAGGAAGGGAATCGATCACACCCGGGAAGTGTCGGAACAGGCCTTCGGTGCCAGTCAGCACGTTCGGTTTACGGGCAACATGGCCGATCTGGCGGCGTGTACGGTCTACATCGTGACGGTACCCACACCAATCGATAAGTACAAATCACCTGATCTGACCGCCCTGTTGGCTGCCTCCCGCATGGTCGGGGCGCACTTGAAACGAGGCGATCTGGTCGTCTACGAATCGACGGTTTATCCCGGCTGCACCGAGGAAGACTGCGTGCCCGTACTGGAGGCTGCGAGTGGGCTGCGTTACAACGACGATTTTTTTTGTGGGTACTCGCCCGAGCGGATCAACCCCGGCGACAAAGAGCGCAATGTATCGCAGATT comes from Fibrella aestuarina BUZ 2 and encodes:
- a CDS encoding lytic transglycosylase domain-containing protein, whose translation is MTKRLYPLGFGFLLGFTALLPQMVAAQANRPTPKVTVQEAIADTMQIDSAFVVEEVLNLPSVPEALLRERLPRLQRQIPLPYNRVVHNFIDYFTYRKPSYTRMVMERMPFYFPLYEKTLAKYNMPDELKYLSIVESALNPRAMSRVGAGGLWQFMPYTGRDFNLNIDDYVDDRMDPVKATEAACRYLKDLYRIFGDWELSMAAYNCGPGAVRRAMRRTGGTTFWTCYEGLPKETRSYVPQFIAMTYMMNFGPDHGIHPERPDYPLAFDTIQVNSYLNLKTLADLSNMSLPAIQKLNPAIVTGVLPEYTRGHVLRLPSERFHQFATQRQAIMDSATKMPVMMANMLLAHSEEFGPTRDSVNDPANWRVASRWSDPVLTASTNVAAAVVAENDIPEADDLEAVVLKKPRKLTHTVKRGDNLGDIADRYHVELYDLKQWNHLRSTKVRVGQKLLILREAGETHTERMAQQGSDPKDHRKAAASTERSGRVKAKYHRVQSGDTLWNISQRYGGIPIDKLKKMNHIKGNSVKPGMKLLVG
- a CDS encoding Sec-independent protein translocase subunit TatA/TatB; protein product: MITASIYAIMGLGGQEMLLIFLALLLFFGAKKLPELARGLGKGIREFKDATKDVRENIEDGLKETK
- a CDS encoding YkvA family protein, which encodes MAKSSLIAKVLSSIFFRRSTHRAGRYAKNGLGMLALIREALNKSKTVSGDDGVGFREQIGLLSRLVKAYASGEYRQVSTKTIVSVLASLIYFVSPLDVIPDVLPFVGFADDIALMVWLFNSLQNELINFRSWEREQARVSGKVIDLE
- the gatA gene encoding Asp-tRNA(Asn)/Glu-tRNA(Gln) amidotransferase subunit GatA yields the protein MPSLYRSFRSVRADLATGALTCRQLVEQYLTRITDHQHLNAFTEVYADEARQRADELDARRLADPASIGRLHGMVIGIKDVLSYAGHGLRAGSHILDGFEAQFTATAVERLLAAGAIIIGRQNCDEFAMGSANETSAFGPVRNAANPDRVPGGSSGGSAVAVQAGLCLASIGSDTGGSVRQPAAFCGVVGLKPTYGRISRWGLIAYASSFDCIGPIANDAYDAALLLEVMAGPDAFDNTVSQRSVDSYSTATLPDRPLRIAYLADGVDSEGVAPAIRQATEAAIERLRSQGHRVEPVSLSLLKHLLPTYYILTTAEASSNLSRFDGVRYGHRTQAPVADLVAMYKQSRTEGFGPEVRRRILLGTFALSASYYDAYYTKAQQVRRLVRDETDRIFADYDLLLMPTTPTTAFRLGEENDDPVAAYLADIFTVQANVTGYPAISVPNGTDLEGLPIGLQLLAPPFQEGLLVATANALEAPVAA